From a single Kitasatospora azatica KCTC 9699 genomic region:
- a CDS encoding homogentisate 1,2-dioxygenase yields the protein MAYYRTVGTVPPKRHTQHRNEAGGLYYEELMGEEGFFSDSSLLYHRAIPSALVDSRIWALPEGKPEPNHPLKPFHFKLHDLFPGEEWRQTDAVRGRRVVLANADVRIAYVACGQDSPLYRNAIGDECVYVESGEGIVETVFGTLEVGQGDYVILPRATTHRWLPSGEQPLRLYAIEANSHITPARRYLSKYGQLLEHAPFCERDLRGPSGPLLVEGGGDVEIYVKHRGNGSAGVVGTVFVTPTHPFDVVGWDGCLYPYVFNISDYEPITGRIHQPPPAHQVFEGNNFVICNFVPRKVDYHPLSIPVPYYHSNVDSDEVMFYCGGNYEARKGSGIGQGSVSLHPGGHTHGPQPGAYERSIGAEFFDELAVMVDTFRPLEVAEGGRASDDGKYAWSWSGRGPQDGVTK from the coding sequence ATGGCGTACTACCGCACCGTCGGCACGGTGCCGCCCAAGAGGCACACCCAGCACCGCAACGAGGCCGGTGGCCTGTACTACGAGGAGCTGATGGGCGAGGAGGGGTTCTTCTCCGACTCCTCGCTGCTCTACCACCGCGCCATCCCCTCCGCCCTGGTGGACAGCCGGATCTGGGCGCTGCCGGAGGGCAAGCCCGAGCCGAACCACCCGCTCAAGCCCTTCCACTTCAAGCTGCACGACCTGTTCCCGGGCGAGGAGTGGCGCCAGACCGACGCGGTGCGCGGCCGCCGGGTGGTGCTCGCCAACGCCGACGTGCGGATCGCGTACGTGGCCTGCGGCCAGGACTCGCCGCTCTACCGCAACGCCATAGGCGACGAGTGCGTCTACGTGGAGTCGGGCGAGGGCATCGTCGAGACGGTCTTCGGGACGCTGGAAGTCGGCCAGGGCGACTATGTGATCCTGCCGCGCGCCACCACCCACCGCTGGCTGCCCAGCGGCGAGCAGCCGCTGCGGCTGTACGCGATCGAGGCGAACAGCCACATCACCCCGGCCAGGCGCTACCTCTCCAAGTACGGGCAGCTGCTCGAGCACGCGCCGTTCTGCGAGCGGGACCTGCGCGGGCCGTCGGGGCCCCTCTTGGTCGAGGGCGGCGGAGACGTCGAGATCTATGTGAAGCACCGAGGGAACGGCTCGGCCGGCGTGGTGGGCACCGTCTTCGTGACCCCCACCCACCCGTTCGACGTGGTCGGCTGGGACGGCTGCCTCTACCCGTACGTCTTCAACATCAGCGACTACGAGCCGATCACCGGCCGGATCCACCAGCCGCCGCCGGCCCACCAGGTCTTCGAGGGCAACAACTTCGTGATCTGCAACTTCGTGCCGCGCAAGGTGGACTACCACCCGCTGTCGATCCCGGTGCCGTACTACCACTCCAACGTCGACAGCGACGAGGTGATGTTCTACTGCGGCGGGAACTACGAGGCCCGCAAGGGCTCCGGCATCGGCCAGGGCTCGGTCTCGCTGCACCCCGGCGGCCACACCCACGGCCCGCAGCCGGGCGCCTACGAGCGCTCGATCGGCGCCGAGTTCTTCGACGAGCTCGCGGTGATGGTGGACACCTTCCGCCCGCTGGAGGTCGCCGAGGGCGGCCGGGCGAGCGACGACGGCAAGTACGCGTGGAGTTGGAGCGGGCGCGGCCCGCAGGACGGTGTGACGAAGTGA
- a CDS encoding GTP-binding protein codes for MTNDLTAAADRTAPAAVKILIAGGFGVGKTTLVGSVSEVTPLRTEEYLTRAGIGVDFLDGVDAKDTTTVALDFGRITIGPELVVYLFGTPGQERFWFMWNDLVNGALGGVVIADTRRLDASFASIDFFESRRIPFVVAINCFDGVNTRSSGEVRSALDLDPQVPLLIGDVRTRVFGRDILLALVDHLMAPALV; via the coding sequence ATGACGAACGACCTGACCGCCGCGGCGGACCGGACCGCCCCGGCGGCCGTCAAGATCCTGATCGCGGGCGGCTTCGGTGTCGGCAAGACCACCCTGGTCGGCTCGGTCAGCGAGGTCACCCCGCTGCGCACCGAGGAGTACCTGACCCGGGCCGGCATCGGTGTGGACTTCCTGGACGGGGTGGACGCCAAGGACACCACCACCGTCGCGCTCGACTTCGGCCGGATCACCATCGGCCCCGAACTGGTGGTCTACCTGTTCGGCACGCCGGGCCAGGAGCGCTTCTGGTTCATGTGGAACGACCTGGTGAACGGCGCGCTCGGCGGAGTGGTGATCGCCGACACCCGGCGGCTGGACGCCAGCTTCGCCTCGATCGACTTCTTCGAGAGCCGGCGGATCCCGTTCGTGGTCGCGATCAACTGCTTCGACGGCGTCAACACCCGATCGTCCGGCGAGGTCCGCTCCGCGCTGGACCTGGACCCGCAGGTCCCGCTGCTGATCGGGGACGTGCGCACCCGGGTCTTCGGCCGGGACATCCTGCTCGCCCTGGTCGACCACCTGATGGCGCCGGCGCTGGTCTGA
- a CDS encoding G1 family glutamic endopeptidase: MTRRYLALAAALTAVLSSASPALAVTDGPPADAPIIRTSPHLVGPHGGLTESTSSNWSGYAATGTKFTSVSASWIQPTANCTDADTWSSFWVGLDGDGSNSVEQTGSEVDCSGGSPQYYSWYEMYPAYPVNFRDPVDPGDHFTASVVAGSRGSFTLTLSDTTKGWSHNLKRTLRNAQLASAEVIAEAPSTLSGPLPLTDFGTVEFTSAKANGQPIGSFSPDRIDMASHGTTLASTSALSGNTDFSVAWKHS, translated from the coding sequence ATGACCCGCCGGTACCTGGCGCTGGCCGCCGCCCTCACGGCCGTCCTCAGCAGCGCCTCCCCCGCTCTCGCCGTCACCGACGGCCCGCCGGCCGACGCGCCGATCATCCGCACCTCGCCCCACCTGGTCGGCCCGCACGGCGGCCTCACCGAGAGCACCAGCAGCAACTGGTCCGGCTACGCCGCCACCGGCACCAAGTTCACCAGTGTCAGCGCCAGTTGGATCCAGCCGACGGCCAACTGCACCGACGCCGACACCTGGTCCAGCTTCTGGGTCGGCCTGGACGGCGACGGCAGCAACTCGGTCGAGCAGACCGGCAGCGAGGTGGACTGCTCCGGCGGCTCGCCGCAGTACTACTCCTGGTACGAGATGTACCCGGCCTACCCGGTCAACTTCCGCGACCCGGTGGATCCCGGCGACCACTTCACCGCCTCGGTGGTGGCCGGCAGCCGCGGCTCCTTCACCCTGACCCTCTCCGACACCACCAAGGGCTGGAGCCACAACCTCAAGAGGACCCTGCGCAACGCGCAGTTGGCCTCGGCCGAGGTGATCGCCGAGGCCCCGTCCACGCTGTCCGGGCCGCTGCCGCTGACCGACTTCGGCACGGTGGAGTTCACCTCCGCCAAGGCCAACGGGCAGCCGATCGGCAGCTTCTCCCCCGACCGGATCGACATGGCCAGCCACGGGACCACGCTGGCCAGTACCTCGGCGCTGAGCGGGAACACCGACTTCTCGGTGGCCTGGAAGCACAGCTGA
- a CDS encoding sugar ABC transporter permease yields MSTTADLPTQGTSTAPRAQRPIAARPARVRRRGQSSRTATALSHGVLVLASLIAVLPVLYIFFISLGPDKMDYLHPGQILGKATLANFGKVLGQTDFLTWFLNSILVAGGTCIVGVLIAASTGYAVSRMRFPGLRPLMWSLLVTQMFPIAVLIVPMYYIMANLGLLDSYGGLILVYASTVVPYCAWLLKGYFDTIPVEIDEAGRVDGLSPFGAFWRLILPLARPGLAVAAFYTFLTAWAEVPFASTFLLSSGKYTLAVGLTTFVSQYESQWNLMAATSVLIALPASAFFYLVQKHLVTGLTAGAAKS; encoded by the coding sequence ATGAGCACCACCGCAGACCTCCCCACCCAGGGGACCAGCACCGCCCCGCGCGCGCAGCGGCCGATCGCCGCCCGACCCGCCCGGGTCCGCCGACGCGGTCAGAGCAGCCGAACCGCCACCGCGCTCTCGCACGGCGTGCTGGTCCTGGCCAGCCTGATCGCGGTCCTCCCCGTGCTGTACATCTTCTTCATCTCGCTCGGCCCGGACAAGATGGACTACCTGCACCCCGGGCAGATCCTCGGCAAGGCGACCCTCGCCAACTTCGGCAAGGTGCTGGGCCAGACGGACTTCCTGACCTGGTTCCTCAACTCGATCCTGGTGGCCGGCGGCACCTGCATCGTCGGCGTGCTGATCGCCGCCAGCACCGGCTACGCGGTCTCCCGGATGCGCTTCCCCGGCCTGCGCCCGCTGATGTGGTCGCTGCTGGTCACGCAGATGTTCCCGATCGCCGTGCTGATCGTGCCGATGTACTACATCATGGCCAACCTCGGCCTGCTGGACAGCTACGGCGGTCTGATCCTGGTCTACGCCAGCACCGTGGTCCCGTACTGCGCCTGGCTGCTCAAGGGCTACTTCGACACCATCCCGGTGGAGATCGACGAGGCCGGCCGGGTCGACGGGCTCTCCCCGTTCGGCGCGTTCTGGCGGCTGATCCTGCCGCTGGCCCGCCCGGGCCTGGCGGTCGCCGCCTTCTACACCTTCCTGACCGCCTGGGCCGAGGTGCCGTTCGCCTCCACCTTCCTGCTCAGCTCCGGCAAGTACACCCTCGCGGTCGGCCTGACCACCTTCGTCAGCCAGTACGAGAGCCAGTGGAACCTGATGGCCGCGACCTCCGTGCTGATCGCACTGCCGGCCTCCGCCTTCTTCTACCTGGTCCAGAAGCACCTGGTGACCGGCCTGACCGCGGGCGCCGCAAAGTCCTGA
- the fahA gene encoding fumarylacetoacetase — MTLQTWVPVPEGSDFPVQNLPYGVFTPPRAQGARVGVAIGEQVLDLSAIWAGTPLGADLATGSLNRFLRRGPAEWAYVRERVTALLTTEDQRRLVEANLYPIDQVTLHLPVEVADYVDFYASEQHATNLGRMFRPDGAALLPNWKHLPVGYHGRSGTVVVSGTDVVRPNGQRKGPQDPAPVFGPSVKLDIEAELGFVVGAGSAMGSAVGVDEFAQHVFGAVLLNDWSARDIQAWEYVPLGPFLGKSFATSISPWVVPLAALEAARVATPVQDPEPLPYLVEKEPWGLDLRLRVELNGAVVSRPPYAGMYWSPAQMLAHTTVNGAALRTGDLFGSGTISGPEADQRGSLIELTWNGRDPIALPDGTTRTFLEDGDTVTITASAPGADGVRIGFGEVSGTVRG, encoded by the coding sequence GTGACCTTGCAGACCTGGGTACCGGTTCCCGAAGGCTCGGACTTCCCGGTGCAGAACCTGCCCTACGGGGTCTTCACCCCACCGCGCGCCCAGGGCGCCCGGGTGGGCGTGGCGATCGGCGAGCAGGTGCTCGACCTGTCGGCGATCTGGGCCGGCACCCCGCTCGGCGCGGACCTGGCCACCGGCTCGCTCAACCGCTTCCTGCGCCGCGGACCGGCCGAGTGGGCCTACGTCCGCGAGCGGGTCACCGCCCTGCTGACCACCGAGGACCAGCGGCGGCTGGTCGAGGCCAACCTGTACCCGATCGACCAGGTGACCCTGCACCTGCCGGTGGAGGTCGCCGACTACGTCGACTTCTACGCCTCCGAGCAGCACGCCACCAACCTGGGCCGGATGTTCCGCCCTGACGGCGCCGCGCTGCTGCCCAACTGGAAGCACCTGCCGGTGGGTTACCACGGCCGCTCGGGCACCGTGGTGGTCTCCGGCACCGACGTCGTCCGGCCCAACGGTCAGCGCAAGGGCCCGCAGGACCCGGCGCCGGTCTTCGGCCCCTCGGTGAAGCTGGACATCGAGGCGGAGCTCGGCTTCGTGGTCGGCGCCGGCTCGGCGATGGGCAGCGCGGTCGGGGTGGACGAGTTCGCCCAGCACGTCTTCGGCGCGGTGCTGCTCAACGACTGGAGCGCCCGCGACATCCAGGCCTGGGAGTACGTGCCGCTCGGCCCGTTCCTCGGCAAGTCCTTCGCCACCTCGATCTCCCCCTGGGTGGTGCCGCTGGCGGCACTGGAGGCGGCCCGGGTGGCGACACCGGTGCAGGACCCGGAGCCGCTGCCGTACCTGGTGGAGAAGGAGCCCTGGGGGCTGGACCTGCGGCTGCGGGTCGAGCTGAACGGCGCGGTGGTCTCCCGGCCGCCGTACGCCGGGATGTACTGGTCACCGGCCCAGATGCTGGCCCACACCACGGTCAACGGCGCCGCGCTGCGCACCGGCGACCTCTTCGGCTCCGGCACCATCTCCGGGCCCGAGGCCGACCAGCGCGGCTCGCTGATCGAGCTGACCTGGAACGGCCGCGACCCGATCGCGCTGCCGGACGGGACCACCCGCACCTTCCTGGAGGACGGCGACACGGTGACCATCACCGCCTCGGCGCCCGGCGCGGACGGTGTGCGGATCGGCTTCGGCGAGGTCAGCGGCACCGTCCGGGGCTGA
- a CDS encoding Ig domain-containing protein, which translates to MITSRTAPRRKPAVAAAAVLAALAAVAVGQPAGAAQAPAAQAVAVAPAATAQHRVLFDNSKAETAGNADWIISTSQPDPLAQNANPQSETAWTGAISAWGVALQKTGNYSLKTLPSGSTITYGTGGALDLANFDEFVLPEPNIRLSDAEKTAVMTFVQNGGGLFLISDHTQSDRNNDGWDSPAIINDLMTTNSVNSNDPFGFSVDLLNITTDNPRAISDSADPVLNGPFGTVTGSILRNGTTFTLKPADNPAVKGIVYRTGSSGNTGAFFATSSFGKGKVAIWGDSSTIDDGTGQPNNNLFDGWDDPAGTDAALALNATQWLAGSGGGGTTGSVTVGNPGSRSTTVGSAASLQLSATDTAGGTLSWSATGLPAGLGINASTGLISGTPTTIGTYSVTATAKDSTGPTGSASFTWTITGSGGGGCTAAQLLANPGFETGDSSSWVETNTSGSSSINSSSSEPAHSGSYDAWLDGYGTTNTDTLAQTVTLPSGCANYNFSFWLHIDSAASTTTVFDTLKVQVLNSSGSVLSTLATYSNVNAAGGYQQRSFNLAAYAGQTVTLKFTGAEDNTKQTSFVLDDTALNVS; encoded by the coding sequence ATGATCACCTCCCGCACGGCCCCCCGCAGAAAGCCCGCCGTCGCTGCCGCCGCGGTGCTCGCGGCGCTGGCCGCGGTGGCCGTCGGCCAGCCGGCCGGCGCCGCGCAGGCCCCGGCCGCGCAGGCCGTCGCGGTGGCCCCCGCCGCCACCGCCCAGCACCGGGTCCTGTTCGACAACAGCAAGGCCGAGACGGCCGGGAACGCCGACTGGATCATCAGCACCAGCCAGCCCGACCCGCTGGCGCAGAACGCCAACCCGCAGTCGGAGACCGCCTGGACCGGCGCCATCTCGGCCTGGGGCGTGGCCCTGCAGAAGACCGGCAACTACAGCCTGAAGACGCTGCCCAGCGGCTCCACCATCACCTACGGCACCGGTGGCGCGCTGGACCTGGCCAACTTCGACGAGTTCGTGCTGCCCGAGCCGAACATCCGGCTGAGCGACGCCGAGAAGACCGCCGTGATGACCTTCGTGCAGAACGGCGGCGGCCTCTTCCTGATCTCCGACCACACCCAGAGCGACCGCAACAACGACGGCTGGGACTCGCCCGCCATCATCAACGACCTGATGACCACCAACTCGGTCAACAGCAACGACCCGTTCGGCTTCTCGGTGGACCTGCTCAACATCACCACCGACAACCCGCGGGCGATCAGCGACTCCGCCGACCCGGTGCTCAACGGCCCGTTCGGCACGGTCACCGGCAGCATCCTGCGCAACGGGACCACCTTCACCCTCAAGCCGGCCGACAACCCCGCGGTCAAGGGCATCGTCTACCGCACCGGCTCCAGCGGGAACACCGGCGCCTTCTTCGCCACCAGCAGCTTCGGCAAGGGCAAGGTCGCGATCTGGGGCGACAGCTCCACCATCGACGACGGCACCGGCCAGCCGAACAACAACCTCTTCGACGGCTGGGACGACCCGGCCGGCACCGACGCCGCGCTCGCCCTGAACGCCACCCAGTGGCTGGCCGGCAGCGGTGGCGGCGGTACGACCGGCAGCGTCACCGTCGGCAACCCCGGCAGCCGCAGCACCACGGTCGGCAGCGCGGCGAGCCTGCAGCTGTCGGCCACCGACACCGCGGGCGGCACGCTCTCCTGGTCGGCGACCGGCCTGCCGGCCGGGCTGGGCATCAACGCCTCGACGGGTCTGATCAGCGGCACCCCGACCACCATCGGGACCTACTCGGTGACCGCCACCGCCAAGGACTCCACCGGCCCGACCGGCTCGGCCAGCTTCACCTGGACCATAACCGGCAGCGGTGGCGGTGGCTGCACGGCGGCCCAGCTGCTCGCCAACCCCGGCTTCGAGACCGGTGACTCCTCCTCCTGGGTGGAGACCAACACCAGCGGGAGCAGCAGCATCAACAGCAGCTCCAGCGAGCCCGCCCACTCCGGCAGCTACGACGCCTGGCTGGACGGCTACGGCACCACCAACACCGACACGCTGGCCCAGACGGTGACCCTGCCGAGCGGCTGCGCGAACTACAACTTCAGCTTCTGGCTGCACATCGACAGCGCGGCCAGCACCACCACGGTCTTCGACACGCTCAAGGTCCAGGTGCTGAACAGCTCCGGCAGCGTGCTCTCCACCCTGGCCACCTACTCCAACGTGAACGCGGCCGGCGGCTACCAGCAGCGCAGCTTCAACCTGGCGGCCTACGCGGGCCAGACCGTCACGCTGAAGTTCACCGGCGCCGAGGACAACACCAAGCAGACCTCGTTCGTGCTGGACGACACCGCGCTCAACGTCTCCTGA
- a CDS encoding extracellular solute-binding protein, which yields MRRGIAASALVAALAVSLAACGSSGSGSSKSADGPVTITYWDTSNATNEAPNYQALAQKFEAANPNIKVNFVNVPFDQAQNKLQTAMGSKGAPDVFRSEVGWTAAFAKAGYLTPLDGTAALPSASAFQPSLIKQASYQGKVYGVPLVTDTLGLMYNKALFAKAGITAAPTTWDELKTDAAALKDKAGVDGFWMRAADGYYVMPLLFGEGTDMVDAAGKKITVNSPQAAKAISTYQSLFTSPGTVKADVTTDSYAHMMDAFDNGKVAAIIQGPWEITNIYKGSAFSDKTNLGIAAVPAGSSGKAGAPTGGHNIAVFAGSDAAHQAAAEKFAAFMTSAESESFIAQKNSTLPTRSDAFTADVKADPGIAGFQAILPAAQPRPELPEYSSLFTSLGTNLGKIAQNQEGIQAGLDATAGDYAKLLPDFAK from the coding sequence ATGCGGCGTGGCATCGCGGCCTCCGCTCTCGTTGCGGCCCTTGCGGTTTCCCTTGCGGCTTGCGGCAGCAGCGGCTCCGGTTCGTCCAAGTCGGCCGACGGCCCGGTGACCATCACCTACTGGGACACTTCGAACGCGACCAACGAGGCGCCGAACTACCAGGCGCTGGCCCAGAAGTTCGAGGCCGCCAACCCGAACATCAAGGTCAACTTCGTCAACGTGCCGTTCGACCAGGCGCAGAACAAGCTGCAGACCGCCATGGGCAGCAAGGGCGCCCCGGACGTGTTCCGCTCCGAGGTCGGCTGGACCGCCGCGTTCGCCAAGGCCGGCTACCTGACCCCGCTGGACGGCACCGCGGCGCTGCCCAGCGCCTCCGCCTTCCAGCCCAGTCTGATCAAGCAGGCCAGCTACCAGGGCAAGGTCTACGGCGTCCCGCTGGTCACCGACACGCTGGGCCTGATGTACAACAAGGCGCTCTTCGCCAAGGCCGGCATCACCGCCGCCCCCACCACCTGGGACGAGCTGAAGACCGACGCCGCCGCGCTCAAGGACAAGGCCGGCGTGGACGGCTTCTGGATGCGCGCCGCCGACGGCTACTACGTGATGCCGCTGCTCTTCGGCGAGGGCACCGACATGGTCGACGCCGCGGGCAAGAAGATCACCGTCAACTCGCCGCAGGCCGCCAAGGCGATCAGCACCTACCAGTCGCTGTTCACCTCGCCCGGCACGGTCAAGGCCGACGTGACCACCGACTCGTACGCGCACATGATGGACGCCTTCGACAACGGCAAGGTGGCGGCGATCATCCAGGGTCCCTGGGAGATCACCAACATCTACAAGGGCTCCGCGTTCAGCGACAAGACCAACCTCGGCATCGCGGCCGTCCCGGCCGGTTCCTCCGGCAAGGCCGGTGCCCCGACCGGCGGCCACAACATCGCCGTCTTCGCCGGCTCGGACGCCGCCCACCAGGCCGCCGCCGAGAAGTTCGCCGCCTTCATGACCTCGGCGGAGAGCGAGTCCTTCATCGCGCAGAAGAACTCCACCCTGCCGACCCGCTCCGACGCCTTCACCGCCGACGTCAAGGCCGACCCGGGCATCGCCGGTTTCCAGGCGATCCTGCCCGCCGCCCAGCCGCGCCCCGAACTGCCCGAGTACAGCTCGCTGTTCACCTCGCTCGGCACCAACCTCGGCAAGATCGCGCAGAACCAGGAGGGCATCCAGGCCGGCCTGGACGCCACCGCCGGCGACTACGCCAAGCTCCTCCCGGACTTCGCCAAGTAG
- a CDS encoding carbohydrate ABC transporter permease, with product MTVAVQGTAGQGGRDRGSRPGPVQRLKLSYSKYWYAYAMAAPVVIVLGLLVAYPLGRGIYLTLTDATSLNVGHTVGVNHIPDTFKFVGLHNYQDVLFGPGSYDRFWSHFGWTVMWTALCVVLHYSLGLGLAMLLNQKLRGRTFYRMMLIVPWAVPTFVTVFSWRLMLADGGLVNSVLGSLHLGQPGWLSDPLAQKAAAILVNTWCGVPFMMVSLLGGLQSIPAELYEAAEMDGATAWQRFRHVTLPGLRSVSSTVVLLGIIWTFNQFVIIFLLFGQNAPDVQILVTWAYRLGFGQQPRDYAQSATYGIILLSILIVFTAFYQRWLKRNDQAAI from the coding sequence ATGACAGTCGCCGTGCAGGGTACGGCCGGCCAGGGCGGGCGCGACCGCGGATCGCGCCCCGGCCCGGTGCAGCGCCTGAAGCTCTCGTACAGCAAGTACTGGTACGCCTACGCGATGGCCGCGCCCGTGGTCATCGTGCTCGGGCTGCTGGTGGCCTACCCGCTGGGCCGGGGCATCTACCTGACGCTGACCGACGCGACCAGCCTCAACGTCGGGCACACGGTCGGTGTCAACCACATCCCCGACACCTTCAAGTTCGTCGGGCTGCACAACTACCAGGACGTGCTGTTCGGCCCCGGCTCGTACGACCGCTTCTGGTCGCACTTCGGGTGGACCGTGATGTGGACCGCGCTCTGCGTCGTCCTGCACTACAGCCTGGGCCTCGGCCTGGCGATGCTGCTCAACCAGAAGCTGCGCGGGCGGACCTTCTACCGGATGATGCTCATCGTGCCGTGGGCCGTGCCCACCTTCGTGACCGTCTTCTCCTGGCGCCTGATGCTGGCCGACGGCGGCCTGGTCAACTCGGTGCTCGGCTCGCTCCACCTGGGCCAGCCCGGCTGGCTGTCCGACCCGCTGGCCCAGAAGGCCGCCGCGATCCTGGTCAACACCTGGTGCGGCGTCCCGTTCATGATGGTCTCGCTGCTCGGCGGCCTGCAGTCGATCCCCGCCGAGCTCTACGAGGCGGCCGAGATGGACGGCGCGACCGCCTGGCAGCGGTTCCGCCACGTGACGCTGCCCGGCCTGCGCTCGGTCAGCAGCACGGTGGTCCTGCTCGGCATCATCTGGACCTTCAACCAGTTCGTCATCATCTTCCTGCTGTTCGGTCAGAACGCACCGGACGTGCAGATCCTGGTGACCTGGGCGTACCGCCTCGGGTTCGGCCAGCAGCCGCGCGACTACGCGCAGTCGGCCACCTACGGCATCATCCTGCTCTCCATCCTGATCGTCTTCACCGCCTTCTACCAGCGCTGGCTCAAGCGCAACGACCAGGCCGCGATCTGA